A window of Macrotis lagotis isolate mMagLag1 chromosome X, bilby.v1.9.chrom.fasta, whole genome shotgun sequence contains these coding sequences:
- the LOC141498676 gene encoding uncharacterized protein LOC141498676, with translation MEAPLSSHTPPPALSLLLPAGGARGDGDGGDGAAGGSGGQSQAAGPALAPASPPPRRRVRLPGPPPRIPLPIFSPPPMGPRALPSPLLSFLVDEPRGSRRQGGWVPRLAPPLDLLTPPPPLVSSSPSPLVSLLMDAPRSSRRQGLGRPRVRRPSAAPPGGAASLLRESGDGQRGSSLEYTRPEIQNEPEGEASALGPQAGPSNLNLENRIDAGGPVPYRRVESAQPGPMRPAEIPVLADFKKKYFQIPRSS, from the exons ATGGAGGCGCCCCTGAGCAGCCACA CCCCGCCGCCtgccctctcccttctccttcctgctGGAGGCGCCCGGGGTGACGGCGATGGCGGCGACGGTGCTGCTGGCGGCAGCGGCGGCCAGAGCCAGGCAGCCGGGCCTGCGCTGGCGCCCGCCTCGCCTCCGCCTCGCCGCCGCGTGCGCCTCCCCGGGCCCCCGCCACGCATCCCGCTCCCCATCTTCTCCCCGCCCCCGATGGGGCCGCGCGCCCTCCCCTCCCCGCTCCTCTCCTTCCTGGTGGATGAGCCGAGGGGCAGCCGGAGGCAGGGCGGCTGGGTGCCCAGGTTGGCGCCGCCCCTCGACCTGCTGACGCCGCCACCTCCCCTGGTCTCCTCCTCGCCGTCTCCGCTCGTCTCCTTGCTCATGGACGCGCCCAGGAGCAGCCGGCGGCAGGGCCTGGGCCGGCCTCGTGTCCGCAGGCCTTCGGCGGCCCCGCCAGGAGGAGCGGCGTCCCTCCTGAGGGAGTCTGGAGATGGACAGAG AGGATCATCTCTGGAGTACACCCGGCCTGAGATACAAAACGAGCCAGAGGGGGAGGCCTCAGCCCTTGGGCCACAGGCAGGGCCCAGTAACCTCAACTTGGAAAACAGGATTGACGCTGGAGGCCCAGTGCCCTACAGGAGAGTGGAGTCTGCCCAGCCGGGCCCTATGCGGCCTGCAGAAATCCCTGTGCTTGCGGATTTCAAAAAGAAGTACTTTCAGATCCCACGTTCCTCCTAA